The bacterium YEK0313 genome includes a region encoding these proteins:
- a CDS encoding DNA polymerase III subunit delta: MWVEPMTALKAGEIDRYLKNPDAGRTIALIYGPDSGLVSERARTLAKTAVADLDDPFAVVRLDGDVLASDPVRLADEANTVGLFGGKRLIWVRAGERPIAGAVTPLLANPPADAFVLIEAGDLKKNAPLRVEAERSTKAAVIPCYSDGEADLKRLIAEETAAAGLTMEPPAVAALVAFLGGDRAASRAEIRKVCLYAHGRGKITLADIEAVAGDSLELGIDEIVDAAAGGDAARLDRLLVKASASGIAVPQIMVVVGRHLSALHKARLAIERGATISAATDRFEPPVFFRRRPAVERQLGLWTAARLERMMARVAEATFETRIKASLAEAIVSRTLMAIAMTARAGRG; this comes from the coding sequence ATGTGGGTTGAGCCGATGACCGCACTTAAAGCAGGCGAAATCGACCGCTACCTGAAAAATCCGGACGCCGGGCGCACGATCGCGCTGATTTACGGCCCGGATTCGGGCCTTGTCTCCGAGCGCGCCCGAACCTTGGCCAAGACGGCGGTCGCCGATCTCGACGATCCCTTCGCCGTCGTTCGTCTCGACGGCGACGTACTGGCCTCCGATCCCGTCCGCCTTGCCGACGAGGCCAACACGGTGGGCCTGTTCGGCGGCAAGCGGCTGATCTGGGTCCGCGCCGGCGAAAGGCCGATCGCAGGGGCGGTCACGCCCCTGCTTGCCAATCCGCCGGCCGATGCCTTCGTGCTGATCGAGGCCGGTGACCTGAAAAAGAACGCGCCGCTCCGGGTCGAAGCCGAACGCTCGACCAAGGCCGCGGTCATTCCCTGCTATTCCGATGGCGAGGCCGATCTGAAACGCCTCATTGCCGAAGAAACCGCGGCGGCCGGCCTCACCATGGAGCCGCCGGCCGTTGCCGCTCTCGTCGCCTTCCTCGGTGGCGATCGGGCTGCCTCACGCGCGGAGATCCGCAAGGTCTGCCTCTATGCCCATGGCCGGGGCAAGATCACGCTCGCCGATATCGAGGCGGTTGCCGGCGACAGTCTCGAGCTTGGCATCGACGAGATTGTCGATGCCGCCGCCGGCGGCGATGCCGCAAGGCTTGATCGGCTGCTCGTCAAGGCCTCCGCATCCGGTATCGCCGTGCCGCAGATCATGGTGGTGGTCGGGCGTCACCTCTCCGCGCTGCACAAGGCGCGCCTCGCGATCGAGCGCGGCGCGACCATCAGCGCCGCCACGGATCGGTTCGAGCCGCCGGTGTTTTTCCGCCGCCGGCCGGCCGTGGAGCGCCAGCTCGGCCTCTGGACCGCCGCGCGCCTCGAACGGATGATGGCGCGCGTTGCAGAAGCGACCTTTGAGACGCGCATCAAGGCCAGCCTCGCCGAAGCCATCGTCAGCCGAACGCTGATGGCGATCGCCATGACCGCCCGCGCCGGCCGCGGCTGA
- the rsmG gene encoding Ribosomal RNA small subunit methyltransferase G — MLNREDESAAEAAAALAGVVVSRETRDRLVTYVGLLRRWNPSKNLVAPATLASVWTRHIADCLQLVTLVPEAKIWVDLGSGGGLPGLIVAAVLAERPGAQVHCVESKQGKAAFLREAARVMGVPVTVHAARIEDVVGRWRGPVDVVSARALAPLVDLVRLSQDLLKSGAVGLFPKGQDVGRELTEAAKYWTLDTVLTPSATDPQARIVTLRGAAPVPS; from the coding sequence GTGCTCAATAGGGAAGATGAGAGTGCGGCCGAAGCTGCGGCAGCTCTCGCCGGCGTCGTCGTTTCACGTGAAACGCGCGATCGGCTGGTGACCTATGTCGGCCTGCTCAGGCGCTGGAATCCGTCGAAGAACCTGGTGGCGCCCGCGACCCTCGCATCGGTCTGGACCCGGCACATCGCCGATTGCCTCCAGCTCGTGACCCTCGTGCCCGAGGCCAAGATCTGGGTCGATCTCGGCTCGGGGGGCGGTCTTCCCGGGCTCATCGTCGCTGCTGTCCTGGCCGAGCGACCGGGTGCGCAGGTCCATTGTGTCGAGAGCAAGCAGGGCAAGGCGGCTTTCCTGCGCGAGGCGGCCCGTGTCATGGGCGTGCCCGTGACGGTCCATGCCGCGCGAATCGAAGATGTCGTCGGGCGCTGGCGCGGACCGGTCGACGTTGTCAGCGCCCGGGCGCTCGCCCCGCTCGTCGATCTCGTCCGGTTGAGCCAGGATCTGTTGAAAAGTGGAGCAGTCGGACTCTTCCCCAAGGGACAAGATGTGGGGCGAGAATTGACGGAAGCCGCTAAATATTGGACACTCGACACCGTATTGACGCCCAGCGCAACGGATCCCCAGGCGCGTATCGTCACGCTCCGCGGCGCGGCTCCAGTCCCATCATGA
- the parA_1 gene encoding Chromosome partitioning protein ParA, giving the protein MNPFNVGRFVMTTLPSSLPPVGPRVLALANQKGGVGKTTTAINLGTALAAIGERVLIIDLDPQGNASTGLGIDRRARHRSTYHVLVGDLSLAEVVQDTSVPRLSIAPSTMDLSGVELEISTQKDRAYRLRQAIQSLADGYSYVLIDCPPSLNLLTINAMAAANAILVPLQCEFFALEGLSQLIKTVEQVKATFNPGLTIHGIVLTMYDARNNLSTQVVDDVRQFMGDKVYQTIIPRNVRVSEAPSYGKPVLLYDLKCVGSQAYLRLASEIIQREKHLRAA; this is encoded by the coding sequence ATGAACCCTTTCAACGTCGGACGGTTCGTCATGACGACGCTCCCCTCGTCTCTTCCGCCGGTCGGCCCTCGGGTACTGGCGCTCGCCAACCAGAAGGGCGGTGTCGGCAAGACGACCACCGCCATCAATCTGGGCACGGCGCTCGCCGCCATCGGCGAGCGGGTGCTGATCATCGATCTCGATCCCCAGGGCAATGCTTCGACCGGCCTCGGCATCGACCGGCGCGCCCGCCATCGGTCGACCTACCATGTGCTGGTCGGCGACCTGAGCCTTGCCGAAGTGGTGCAGGACACCTCCGTGCCGCGGCTGTCGATCGCGCCTTCGACCATGGACCTGTCGGGGGTCGAACTCGAGATTTCGACGCAGAAGGATCGGGCCTACCGGCTGAGGCAGGCGATCCAGAGTCTCGCGGACGGCTATTCCTATGTCCTGATCGACTGCCCGCCCTCGCTCAACCTGCTCACCATCAACGCGATGGCTGCGGCCAATGCCATCCTGGTGCCGCTGCAGTGCGAGTTCTTCGCGCTCGAAGGGCTGTCGCAGCTGATCAAGACGGTCGAGCAGGTCAAGGCGACCTTCAATCCGGGGCTGACCATCCACGGCATCGTCCTGACCATGTATGATGCGCGCAACAACCTGTCGACGCAGGTCGTCGACGATGTCCGCCAGTTCATGGGAGACAAGGTCTATCAGACCATCATCCCGCGCAATGTCCGGGTTTCGGAGGCGCCGAGCTACGGCAAGCCGGTGCTGCTCTACGATCTCAAATGTGTCGGCAGCCAGGCCTATCTCCGGCTCGCCTCGGAAATCATCCAGCGCGAAAAACATCTGCGCGCGGCCTGA
- the parB gene encoding Chromosome-partitioning protein ParB — MAEEAVRSRLGRGLAALIGDVGEETAAIDRVRATRRVPIEFVRANPRNPRRVFKDEDLQELADSIRERGIIQPIVVRTVAGAVDAYEIVAGERRWRAAQQAGLHEVPIHLVEVGDREALELAIIENVQRADLNPLEEAMGYNELIEQFGYSQADMAKVIGKSRSHVANTLRLLKLSDRVQSYLRDGQLTAGHARALLAHDDPERMATDIIERGLNVRQVEALAQEQAEQRSGRPPRQRERVEKDTDTKALEKALTDALGMTVTVDHRGSGGELKIRYKSLEQLDEICRRLQR; from the coding sequence ATGGCGGAAGAGGCGGTAAGATCGCGTCTCGGCCGGGGCCTGGCCGCCCTGATCGGCGATGTCGGCGAGGAAACCGCCGCGATCGACCGGGTTCGCGCCACGCGCCGCGTGCCGATCGAATTCGTCCGCGCCAATCCGCGCAACCCACGGCGGGTGTTCAAGGACGAGGACCTGCAGGAGCTCGCCGATTCGATCCGCGAGCGCGGCATCATTCAGCCGATCGTCGTGCGCACCGTGGCCGGGGCGGTCGATGCCTACGAGATCGTCGCCGGCGAACGCCGCTGGCGGGCCGCCCAGCAGGCCGGCCTGCACGAGGTGCCGATCCACCTGGTCGAGGTCGGCGACCGGGAAGCGCTGGAACTCGCCATCATCGAGAATGTCCAGCGGGCGGACCTCAACCCGCTGGAAGAGGCCATGGGTTACAACGAGCTGATCGAGCAGTTCGGCTACAGCCAGGCCGACATGGCCAAGGTGATCGGCAAGAGCCGCAGCCATGTCGCCAATACGCTGCGTCTTCTGAAGCTGTCGGACCGGGTTCAGTCCTACCTGCGGGATGGCCAGCTCACCGCCGGCCATGCCCGCGCGCTGCTCGCGCATGATGATCCCGAGCGCATGGCGACCGACATCATCGAGCGCGGCCTGAATGTCCGGCAGGTTGAAGCGCTGGCACAGGAACAGGCCGAACAGCGCTCGGGCCGCCCGCCGCGCCAGCGCGAACGGGTCGAGAAGGATACCGATACGAAGGCGCTGGAAAAGGCGCTGACCGACGCGCTCGGCATGACCGTGACGGTCGACCACCGCGGTTCGGGCGGCGAGTTGAAGATTCGCTACAAATCGCTGGAACAGCTCGACGAAATCTGCCGGCGCCTGCAGCGCTGA